The following coding sequences lie in one Longimicrobiaceae bacterium genomic window:
- the carA gene encoding glutamine-hydrolyzing carbamoyl-phosphate synthase small subunit: MGETAVLLLEDGRAFRGEAFGASGTVFGEVVFNTSMTGYQEVLTDPSYTGQLVAMTYPLIGNYGANPEDEESVGPQVAGFVLHEAPPAYSNWRAEESLEEYLRRHGVVAVTGIDTRALTRHIRSLGAMRGAIAHGEPDLEALRARILEQPSMAGLDLACGVSTGERYVVPAAGETRYRVLAYDFGVKSHSLKLLAERGCEVTVLPSGTPAEEIAAAGADGLFVSNGPGDPEAVGHALESIRDLAARDVPVFGICLGHQLIARAFGAQTYKLLYGHRGGNHPVRRLADGAVEITAQNHGFAVRGDEEGIPGAPALRVTHLNLNDGTVEGLEHAERPVFSVQYHPESAPGPHDSRYLFDRFIAEMERRTEERRHDA, translated from the coding sequence TTGGGCGAGACCGCCGTGCTGCTGCTGGAGGACGGACGCGCGTTCCGGGGAGAGGCGTTCGGCGCCTCCGGGACGGTCTTCGGCGAGGTGGTCTTCAACACCTCCATGACCGGCTACCAGGAGGTCCTCACCGACCCGTCGTACACCGGGCAGCTGGTGGCGATGACCTACCCGCTGATCGGCAACTACGGGGCGAACCCGGAGGACGAGGAGTCGGTCGGGCCGCAGGTGGCCGGATTCGTCCTCCACGAGGCGCCGCCCGCGTACAGCAACTGGCGGGCGGAGGAGTCGCTGGAGGAGTACCTGCGCCGGCACGGCGTGGTGGCGGTCACCGGGATCGACACCCGCGCGCTCACCCGCCACATCCGCTCGCTCGGCGCCATGCGCGGCGCCATCGCCCATGGCGAGCCGGACCTGGAGGCGCTCCGCGCCCGGATCCTGGAGCAGCCGTCCATGGCGGGGCTCGACCTGGCGTGCGGGGTCTCCACCGGGGAGCGGTACGTGGTCCCGGCCGCCGGGGAGACGCGGTACCGCGTCCTCGCCTACGACTTCGGGGTGAAGTCCCACTCCCTCAAGCTCCTCGCGGAGCGCGGGTGCGAGGTCACGGTCCTCCCCTCCGGCACCCCGGCGGAGGAGATCGCGGCGGCGGGAGCCGACGGGCTGTTCGTCTCCAACGGTCCGGGCGACCCGGAGGCGGTGGGGCACGCGCTGGAGTCCATCCGCGACCTCGCGGCGCGCGACGTCCCGGTCTTCGGCATCTGCCTGGGGCACCAGCTGATCGCCCGCGCGTTCGGGGCACAGACCTACAAGCTCCTGTACGGACACCGGGGGGGGAACCACCCGGTCCGCCGCCTCGCCGACGGGGCGGTGGAGATCACCGCGCAGAACCATGGCTTCGCCGTGCGCGGCGACGAGGAGGGGATCCCCGGCGCACCCGCGCTCCGCGTCACCCACCTGAACCTGAACGACGGTACGGTGGAGGGCCTGGAGCACGCGGAGCGGCCCGTGTTCTCGGTGCAGTACCACCCGGAGTCGGCTCCGGGGCCGCACGACTCGCGTTATCTTTTCGACCGTTTCATCGCGGAGATGGAGCGGAGGACGGAGGAGCGCCGTCACGACGCTTGA